Genomic window (Chryseobacterium bernardetii):
CAATTACCAGGAAATGAAACAAATTTTCTATTTTATCTTATTAATTGCAGGCTTTTCTTCAATACATTCCTGCAAAGATTTATTGGATGAAGACGGGAATCCTCTTTTGGATCTGAACAATACAGGAGGACTGAGCGGGCCAAGAGCTTTATATAAAGAAATTACAGATAAAACTACTCTGGCAGAATATCAATACAGCGGACTGCTTATGAACAGGGTTATCACAGATAGTGCTTCTATTACAGATATTATGTACAGTGGTGACAGAATCAGCCAGATTAACTTCAGGGGTTTTCTTGATCTTGATGGAAATGGAAAGCTGGATAAAGACAGTATATCTTACGAGAGACAGTTCAACTATGGAAATAACAGCAGACTACAGTCTATTTCTGAAACCCGTTCTGTTTTCAGAAGACCGCCACCGGTTCCGCCTTCTACTAAGCCAGGCCCTCAAACCTTATTCGCTTCAGAAAAATATATTCATACTTTAGCTTATAATACTGCTACTTCAAAGCTGGAGTCTATCATTACAATAAAAGGAGAAGAAACTATGGGAGGTCCCATTAATTATAAAGAATATTACAAGTCCGAGTTTACTTATGCTGGAGACAATGTGTCTAAAGTACTTAATACTTCCGGTCCGGTAACATCCAATAACCCAATTGTATATGGTACCCCTACTGAGAAATATGGCTATGAGTATTATGCTTACGATCAACAGATCAGTCCATTTACCCTATTACCGAATGTATATAAGATCTCAAGATTATTGGCCACAAAACACAGCATTAAAGAGAGTTTAATTCTATCTCCGAATAATCCTAAAAGATGGTCCGTAACAGATCTTAGTGCAAATATTCCTCAGCCTATTGTAATGAGTACAAATTATGTATATGATCTGCAGACATACATGACAAAGGGCTATGGTATCAACTATATTTATAAACCACAATAGAATAGTTTTTCAACAATATTTAAACTCAATCTTCCCAAGATTGAGTTTTTTATTTTTTATCCCTTAATTTTGTAAAAAATTTCTGATGAAATATTTAATTGTTGGGCTGGGGAACAAAGGCTCAGAATATGAAAATACACGACACAATATAGGTTTTAAAGTAGCTGAAAAAATAGCTGAAAAACTTGAAGTATCATTTAATACTGCTAATTTCGGCTGGATGGCAGAAGGGAAGTATAAAGGGCGGAAAGTCTTTATTCTTAAACCGGATACATACATGAATTTATCAGGTAACGCTGTAAGATACTGGATGCAGAAAGAAAATATTCCTTTGGAAAATGTACTGATCGTAACAGACGATCTGGCAC
Coding sequences:
- the pth gene encoding aminoacyl-tRNA hydrolase; this translates as MKYLIVGLGNKGSEYENTRHNIGFKVAEKIAEKLEVSFNTANFGWMAEGKYKGRKVFILKPDTYMNLSGNAVRYWMQKENIPLENVLIVTDDLALPFGTLRMKGKGSDAGHNGLKNINEVLQTQNYARLRFGISADFAAGRQVDYVLGTWNEEETEKLTERIDTFSKASLSFVFAGINNTMSTFNGK